TATCTATTGCTACATGGTTGATGATTCATCACTGGGTGTCGTTGGAAATGgttgctctttttttcttactggCTGGGGTATCGCGTTTCTAATTTCATGATGACACATCACATAGCGGCAGCCATTTGTCGCTAGGGTTCGTGATGGATCGATGGCATAACTGAATAGTTTGGTAGTACTGAATAGTTTGGTGTGTTGGGTAGGTGATTTTAACTAGTGGCATTGTTAGAGGGGGGATTAAGAGCGTGTGTGTTTTCTAGTCCATCGCCATGGCAACACGAACATAGCTTAGTATGACTCAAAACCTGTGGCATTTCGTATAATATTGGGGTTGCTCTCACCATCTGCGTATGTGCAAGCACGCTTGGCCAGTGTAATTTTGAATCTATACAGCAGTTGTACAAATAATAGGtttttattcgaaaatttttcacAGCATGCAAATGGCGAGGGCCACTTCTTTTTACGGGCCTTGTGTCTGGTAAAAAACACGTGGCCATTTTGCATTTTCAGACAAGGATCAGTCGAAccggttcttttttcttcttcctcaattTCCTTATAAAGCCTCTCCCAAGATGGCGGACGGTGCCCGCCGTGCTAAATTGGCAATTCAAATGTTTGAACCCTCTCGCTCAGCTGGTTAGAATGCGTTTCGAGAACACAGGAGAATTCGGccgttggaaaaaagaattccattcttcttttgttttttgaatgttcttttttctgtagGATTCACAATGGCCGCTAGAGGCGATTCCATTTTTTCTCCTCTATTTGGTGAAGTGGCCATCGATATGGCCCGCacccaaggaaaagaaaaaaaaacctttttggaTGATGAAAGCATATGGTTGCCATTCTTCAATAGTTACGACACTGACTTgtgtaataaaagaaaaagacgctTAGATAGTTAACATTTAATGATGTAGCACTGTTTTCATGGCAACTTGACAACACATTCTTAGCTTGATTACAGCAATTGTCCTCGGAGTAGTTTTGTAAAATTGGGCGTTTAATTGTGGTATTGTATTTCTCGGAATTCACCTGTAGTTTAACCGTAATGACCCTGGAGCGATAGATGAAGGTGACGTCAAAAGAATGTCTCAAACAACATTACcatttgcccttttttcttctaaggATTCggatcaatcttttttttaaaggggaaaagaaaacacacacagcgaCTTTTGTATTCCATTTTGGATTGACGTAAGACAGGCGTAGATCCACCTGAACAAGATTGACCGCGACCGTATTGATGGTAGACCAACCCAAAACcttaacaataataatttaaaaaaaggaatgactttgaacttcttgttctctttttggCCTTCCCTTGATGGTTCACGCATCGAGAAATCTATTGTTTGACAGGGCAAATGATGAACGCCCTCGTTCCTTGTGATTCGtaggggagaaagaaaaaaatcgaattaGAAGCTTCTCATGCCGGTGCGTGACGTGATGATGGTTGCTGAAGAGTTTCCGGCCACCAAGGAAAATCCAAATTTCTTACTCTTTGCATTTTAACACTTGgttattttctattctttccGGTTTTTTTAATCTGTGACTTTGGTGATCACGAGCCgaaggtgctgctgctgcggtttGGCTTCAAAAGTCACTGGGGTGTGACGTTATTCTTTGAAAACGCGTCGACTTTTCTTGTACAActcgacttttattttttctcttgtttttgtttagtattattattttttatgttaagGACGGGAAATGATCATTTTCGATTATGATGGAACGACATTGCGGCTCACGGTTATTGTTGTCGTCTtttctcccgaaaaaaaaagcaactgGACTGCGTGGCggcatgtttttttattttataacctTCGTCTGTGATGAAAGCGATCAGGACAGCCTTTCCAGTTACCAGACAATGTCCTCCATTGTCgccatctttttccattttttgtttgttagttaTAGATGAGTAAACGAAGAAacttgcttttttattttggacgtGAGAACGgactggagagagaaaaattgtCGTTATCTTCCGATAAGAAAATCTAGTTCGAGCCTTTGCGATTTCGTGACTTTTATAATTTGGCACATCGTGTTATCTTTTTGTTATCGAATTTTTATCTTCCGTTCTCCGTCGTCGTTATTCATCTCGACTTGACTAAATTTTCCGttggcttcttcttttgtcttgttttgatTGCTaagttttaagttttaaaagaGCCAAGATCAGCCAAGCGGAAAGTTAGACGTAAGAAAAGAGGCCAGGTGTTTTTGGGCGTCGGGATGTGCAGGATTCGGGTCATTAGCTTTATGTTTATTAGACGTCATTATCCTTGCAGCTTgtccaaaagaagaaataaaaaagataactaTCCTtccgattttttttcgaaaattcgTGAAAAGTAAATTCTGTATTTTCGCCGCTTGTGCCTtatcgattttattttgtatgcCTCTGTCGTGCGCTATCGATCGATTGTCTCTGTTGACCTAGTGGTTCATGGGTTGTATTGTCAGTTCGTGGCGTTGGGATGGAAGAGCACACGTGCGCGCTTCCGCCATGCGTGTGATCCATCATGATGGATTTTCATATCTCGTCGAATGGGTGAGAACGGTCATATCGTAACTGAGGAAGGGAGGGAATATTTTTCGATGCAAACATAACCCCCCGCACGTTTTCCACCATTATATTCGTCTGCAAGAGAGAGGGGACTCTCTGTATAACACCGTTGCTTCCCAACGGGAAATGAAGCACCGGCGACGTTAGTTTAGACCAGGGACACCACGCCCGGCTGTGGGGGTGGTGGTGTGTGAtacacgtttttcttttagtttggtTGTTTATCTCCGCATTGTTCCAtgacaaaatattaaaaagaaaagggtagtgaaagaaaaagtccgTACTAGCCTTGATGGTGGGAGCCTCCACCTTAATTTAGTAGAATAAATTTGATATCAGGAAGCGAGTCATCAGTGGAATCACTGACACGGTTGTGTGGTACACAAACTCTCGTCAGGTAATGAGCTCGGAAACGGAGATTCGGAACGtaaatatttctctctctctcggccccGACAGGCGCTGAgacattgttttttctttggtgaaTTTGTTTTCCCGTGCTAATTTGGGATGTTTGTTGCTTGGTTGCTATAAGTCGGTCTTTTCGTTTGTCAACAGTTTGATTCAATTTGATACGCCTGTGATaaacaaaagacaattttGCAACAAATAAAAGCTGTGGGGCTGCAATCGTTTTATTGTGTTGTAGGTGGcacgatttccttttttttaatatttattttcgtgCCGTTCGTcggcttattttttatttgcctgCCTGACAGTTCATGCGGAACCGTGAGCCGCTCTTCACGTTCCCTCATAGTCACTAAAGGGAATATAAcaacgggatttttctttctccgaaTCGCACCGATTCCAGATTCGACATTGGGAAATCCAACAAGAATTCTTTGTTCTTGAtagttttctttctcatttctaaagttattttgtttttcgtaaCAGGTATAAGTGGGGGGATATGGATCACGCTATTTTCTTTGGCAGAATCAAATTTCACgctatttattttaatgtaGAACTGACACGGTATTAGATGCATGAAGCTCAGTTGGGTTTCTGCACAATACTATTAAAAAAGGGGATGGAATTGGGATGAACAAGTCGAGTAATTGGCGTTTTCGGTTTTCGCTTCGCTTTTTCTTGGTTTGATGTTGGCGATAAAAGGGAACCACTTCGCTTTGTGTCCGGTGTGTGTGCGTGCCATAAGTTCTCATTTCGCACCAATTACTAGCGGTACTTTTATCCCATTTTTATCCACTTTATTCGATCATTCCTAGAAATGCTGCTCAAAGAGACTGAGGCACGGAGGTTAAAACATAGCGGAATTCGAATAGCGTTATTTCAGTGGGAGAACGCCATTTGTGATTCAATCACCCGATTCCGTCTCGGTGTCGATGatctctttttatctttcttcgAATTTGGTTTGCctaatgatttgattttgaactATTCCCTATTTCCTCCGGAGCTGATTGGGTTAAGAGCAGGGAGGAGAAGGTTGAGAGTAGTGCGGCTGTTGCTCTCCCCGGGTCTTTGCTCGTTAATTAGCGCCattgtttttctattcacTATTGTTTTGTGAAATATGCGAGCCCCTTAAAAAGAATggggtacaaaaaaaaatgtgaatttccGGTTGAGCTCAGCACCGGACTGACGGCCGCTGGATCGTGGCGGAACAAGCATTGTTCCCTTCTTagaaataaagtaaaagagCGAAGCTGACCATGATGACGCTCCTCATACCCTTACCGGACGAATTCACCTATTTTTATgaggataaaaaaagaactttgggAAAAAGAGTGTGTCGGTGGGATTATTTTTGCTGCTCTTTTTTTGTAGGTCTTAAATGTCTGCAGCGCTGCAGCTGCTGTCAAAAAGTAACTGAGGGATTAAAGTGAAAGGGTACGCTCCCGTTTAGCTTTGCCTTTTTTCAAGAGTCCCGCCATTTTCTTTGGCTCTCGTATCGTTCGATCAGGTGGAAACCTACATAGCCCCCCATCAGCAGCTACTCTTGAGAGACACGGAATACGTTGGTGGAGTCTAAagtttccgaaaaaaaaacacacacagctcTTTTATagcttctgctgctgttggattttttttttcgtgattacTCTTGTACAGAGAAGTCGgggaaatgtgtttttttattttgttttgtctgtttGGTTTATTTTGCAACCGAAAAACATCGTCATCGTGTGTCTGCGTGCTGGTTGCGCCGAATGCACCTGAGCGGATACATTGTGTTGTTTGCCGGATTCTTCCCTTGTCCATTGGCATTGAATTCGCCGGATGGTGAAAGGTAGAAATGGAAGCTAGTTGATCGTAACGAGATACCCGTCCGCGTTGTTTACCGGTTGGGACTCtttatctttcttttgtttcgtgtATGATTGCGTGCGTGCGTGCACTTCGATGTCATAATGGAAGAATGCATCGCGCCAAAAAAAGGTAACTTTCATCGAACCGAAAACTCATTCAACAGGcttacaagagagagagagagaagctatTCATCAAGATTGATGGATTTCCGTGTCGGTTTAATAAATGGAATTTCGCGATCGACCCTTTTTGGAAAtcgattgattttcacattttttttttccagatcgaaagggaaaattttgttttttgttctgtCGGTGATGACAGTGATGGTGGCTTACTGTTGGTGCGCTTATCTCTCCCCATGAGTCATGATGTGTGTCTGCTGCCCTGTTGTGGATGTTGTAAGGTTTGACAGgtggacagcagcagcggcggctgaGTAACGAAACCGTTGAAGGACTTCCACACACGTAGACCAGTTGGTTTTTCGTCTTcaactcttttcctttttttactcgCATTTTTATTATCCAGTTCGATTTGTTCTGACTCACATTTTCTCGATATTTCGAGTTTAAGAGGAAAGAAACAATGAGCTAGCATGTCTCGGTTGATTGAACAGCCATCGTTGGTGGctacttttttgtgtgtcttttttgaaaacgtttctcattttttaaacgaGGTCTCGTCGATAGTtatccaccccccccccccccctctttctgTTGcttggaaataaaagaagtttcTGGATATAACAAGACTGGaaggaaatgatgatgatggtggagGAAGAAGTAAGAAAAATTAAGGGGGGTATAACATGGCGGCAAGGAACCAGTCGGGTGGAAACGAGCGCCTTCTCGTCCGGTTTTTTTCGGTCTCCCTCAGCGTCACGCTGGTGATTATcgggagcttttttttttctctttcttcattgttattctttctccttcaacttctttatttaaagggcaaaaggaaaaatattgcTCGAGGCTGAAATGGTGTTTAAAAGGTTTGCCAGCGAGGTGGGGCAATTGTTACCCCAGCCCTAGTGGAAGggtagaaaaatgaaaataatattgGGGACATGCAGAAGACCatcggaaaaagaaagaaataaccgAGAGGAAACAGGAAGCGTGGCTCGCTGCTGGTGTTGCAGCAgctccgccgctgctgctgctgctccctcCCCAATTTTCTTCTCGGTTCTCCACCCACCTGGAGGTTTCTACTCcacctgtttcttttttggggtttttgttttattcctcCCCCTTCTCGCTGGAAAATTTCTACCTTTCCCCCGTCTTACAACAGCGCGTGGTACCTGCCGCACATTGTATCTGTGAGTGCGCATTCTGCCCGCCTCTCGTTGCACGCAACGTCAACTGCCGAGAGAGGGCGAATCTCCATAAATAGACAACGGCCGGCTTAGTGCCGAGTTAAATCCGTCGTTGACTCTCGTCAGGTGAACAGCTCTTATTTGAAAGCCACTACCGGTCGACCAAAAGCAAATCCAGTGGAGCAGTCTGTTTGTTATCGCACCGTTTTTCTGTTTGAAAGTTATTGTTAAGTTTGGAAACGAGTGAATTTTGTCTGTGGTTATATTTACGTGGTTATCAAGTGAAATATTAATTAAGAATCAACATGCCAGCTTACTACGAATTTCGAAGTGTCGAGATGGATCGCGTTGGATGCGGCAAGAGAAAGTGCGCACCTGTtacaactttttaaaatcgaTTGTTTCATTTGCGAATGGATGGGATAATTTTTATTAACGATctgtccttttttatttttattctatagGGTGTTGAAACCTCCTGGTGGCGGATCGAGCGACATTTTCGGTACTGCCGACAGCAAACCAGCAGCAGGCACCAAGTCTAACCACTCTGATCATTTTGGATCCGGCTCGGGATTTGGCGGTGATTTGAGCGATTTGGGCGTGAAAACCTCGTCTGTTGATTCCAATGACGGCGCTTCTACTCCGTCTCAGACTTCCACGTCCAACGGATCGCCCAACAATTCCGAACCCAACACCCCGCGATcaggtaaacaaaaacaaaagtccaacaacaaaaatcgaAGAATCCCGCTAAGCGCTTTTTCCTTGCTACATTCTTCGCTTCGACTAATTAACGTTTAAACAACAATAATGTCTTGTCGTTATTAATCCTATTAACCGGGTTAGAATCCTGTCAAGAATTCTGAATgacattaaattaaaatcaaatctcTTCTTTTGGGTAGATTTGAGTAACTTTCGTTGCATTTCCCGTTGAATTTAGACCTAAATTTTCTCACCCGTCACGAATTCATGGCACActatttgttaattaatttaaaagaaaaatcataagAATCACTTGTTAaccttgtattattatttttgtcctttttcaTGGTGtggatcttttttctctttttgggggctttttctcttttcgtttttatttgcttCGACTATTTGAAACCCGTCGTTCTGGATTGGTGCGCGTGTGTTGTCGGGGTCGCGGTCGCGGTCGCGATTGCATCACTCAGGTACGCCGCTGCTTAACGGGCCGATTGCCTACACTAACCAACAGCCTTTACCTACACCGGTTGGTCGTCAGCAAGGAAACCGTGCGCGAGGTAATGCAAAATACTGTAaataaaccaaacaaaaactcaattaaaaagaaacatggacacacacacagacacaacaaaaaaaaagagaatggggGAGTGCACTGGTGTGTGCATCTTGCGTGTGAGAGAAGAATCGGCAGCGGAAACTGCAATGCCAAACAGTTTTTTGAATGATGTTGTTCAGCTTGGGCGGGGTTTGAAATCGTgtctgattctttttttcgacttttggctgttgttgttgttattgtcccTTGTTGAATTGTGTAAGCGACCCAGCCGGAAATGATCCAAACTAACCAAACCCCCTAATAAAAACTCCCAAAGCtgagctgctgccgctgctgctaaaaaaaaaagaatgaaaagttacacacatacacaaaaaaagagacacgAGCTTGTGTATATATGTTTGTGTCACACTAATAACTTTATTTTCTGggatttctcctttttatcgTAAATTATTTTCGGTGCACCCCAAAGACCCCCTCTCATTCTCACACGTACTGGAATAGAGAATTATTATTCTCGGTGGTCTTTTAATGGCTTTTGTCGCTGTTCCGAACTTTGACATTAATTAtttcctttgtttttgttttttgtttcccctctTCAATTTCGTAGGTAATCCAGTAACGGGCGAGGGTTACAGCGCTGAAGCTGccgaaaagaaggaagaaacacCGCGACGCGGGCGAGTTCCTCCCGGTGGATTCTCATCCAAACTGTGGTAGACCGGAACAATCCCCCTTTCCAAATATCGCTGCGCTGATTTTTGAAGTCAAAAAATGAGATGGACCcgacttatttttcttcttctcgcttttttctcccttttcattcttttttattagtattattatttttctctttctttcttctctatttGGTTTTGTCTGAGATGGTTTCCGAGTTACGGAGATGAGCAGAGACACAGGCTAAGATAACGGTATCGCCATAAACAagggaattattatttttttttttttgccagaaTGTTGTGTACTACCCCccatcttttattcttctccttCATCTTTCCTCATTTTCTCATCCGCGATTCCCGTTTCCATTTGCGGAAAGTAATCGAGAAACGTACGGGAACGAGAGAAGAGACGCTCCATCTGTCTAACCTGTTGAGAGAACGCGTCAACATCGAGCGATGAGAAACACACTCACGACATATGTTATCGCAAGCAATTTTCACACTCAATGGAAaatggggaaataaaaaacgaacgaCAAATTTGGGAAATTTATTACCATTGCATTCTTTACTGTTCGCTTCGTGACACTTGTCGCGTGTGTTGTATTTCGTCTCTGGTGTACATGTAGCGACTCTCGTCTCGGCTTAAAAGAAAGGAATATAATATTGggaccgaaaaacaaaaaaacattccccctcggaaaacaatttttttaaattaaacaagtaaaaaaaaaatgattatatcCCACTTATATAAtaatcttctttctttttcgtaaTATATTTTTCCTCTCTCCAACTTATTCGCCACTACTCCAGaaatattaattcatttttcttttaaaattatcattagtttgatatttttttttctttaatcttATTTCTCAATTCCATTTCGGCttcattcaactttttccttttttttcttgattccgCCTCCCCCGTGTGTCgtgtgctgtttttttttgggcatTGTGTGCCTttatcaaatgttttttttttttctttgctattTTCATATGGCTTGTATGCAAAATGAAACGGGATGGAAATACAAACAAAGGATTCCACTTTAAAAAAACAGTAGTTGTATtaatgttttcaattttattgaatgtaaatgagttggttttattattttacaagcGGGAATGAGTATATGTATTTCTTCCTTTCGAATCCAATCAACACACCGATtgttaaaccaaaaaaaaaggtatttttacACGATTAAAAATGGAGAGATTATTACAccacacacaatttttttttatataaaaaaaatgttttttgttcccCATTAATGTGTTCCgttaaaagttatttttgaCAGCAGAATCCGCCGTTTGATGGCTTGATGGCATGGCGAATATAAGTGGCGAGCTTCGTATTGATGAACGCTCtgaataatattttcaaatggaaaagAGGCGGACGGGACATCGCTGGACGTTGGGAGTTTACAACCCCGCCTAAACGAATGTCGGCGTTTACAAGACGATAGAATACTCAATAATTGGCACCTTTTTTTTGCGGGATATCATCTTTTACCACAGGCGGGATGTGGAAGGCGGTAGAGGAGAGTAGGGAGAGGCTCGGCACAATTTCTCACTGAATGCGGGTAAGCAAATAACAAGTATTTGAGGGAGGGAAaatgtaaattatttttaaaaaatatataatatatgtaCGGTCAGGCCCTGGGATTATTTTGAacaagaaaatgtcaaaaaagagTTTCAGAGGTAGTGATAGGGAGAGAAAGATTATAAAGGCGGCAATAACATGGACCAAAGAGAGATAGGGACAGataaggagagaaagagagagagagagcttaaTTAAGGCTTGGTGTGTTTGTTGTAcagtacaaacaaaaaaatgactttatataatataaagTCATATACAAGAGAGACAGAAGGAATATCACCGGTTAAGTTTTTTTATgcatgaaaattttaaaaaacgcaATGACGCAGTCACGaaatattttaagtttttttttttgtgtggcaGGCAAATGAACTTAAATATGTAATCCATTTgcgttttgttctttttttatgtttttttttttttttttaatggaggGCTTATCTTTTTTCCACTATGATGgtgacgaaaaagaataagaacgaaATTGTTCTGGCTTGTTTAGCGCATAGCTGGAGAGTATAGAAGACAAAATACCAACCTTTTAAAATGTAGTTTGCTGTTTTCCCGTTGTTGCGAGAGTCGGAAGGTTGTTGAGTTGAAAGCCGAAAAAGCAACGGAGAAAGAACAATTGAAAATGtcggcgaaaaaataaaaataaattaaatggagagagagacagagagagagaaaaatcgtAGAAAGGGGGGGGAGGA
Above is a genomic segment from Daphnia pulicaria isolate SC F1-1A chromosome 8, SC_F0-13Bv2, whole genome shotgun sequence containing:
- the LOC124311460 gene encoding microtubule-associated protein Jupiter-like isoform X3, which encodes MPAYYEFRSVEMDRVGCGKRKVLKPPGGGSSDIFGTADSKPAAGTKSNHSDHFGSGSGFGGDLSDLGVKTSSVDSNDGASTPSQTSTSNGSPNNSEPNTPRSGNPVTGEGYSAEAAEKKEETPRRGRVPPGGFSSKLW
- the LOC124311460 gene encoding microtubule-associated protein Jupiter-like isoform X2; translated protein: MSVNFTVGVTDEMRISSKVLKPPGGGSSDIFGTADSKPAAGTKSNHSDHFGSGSGFGGDLSDLGVKTSSVDSNDGASTPSQTSTSNGSPNNSEPNTPRSGTPLLNGPIAYTNQQPLPTPVGRQQGNRARGNPVTGEGYSAEAAEKKEETPRRGRVPPGGFSSKLW
- the LOC124311460 gene encoding microtubule-associated protein Jupiter-like isoform X1; the encoded protein is MPAYYEFRSVEMDRVGCGKRKVLKPPGGGSSDIFGTADSKPAAGTKSNHSDHFGSGSGFGGDLSDLGVKTSSVDSNDGASTPSQTSTSNGSPNNSEPNTPRSGTPLLNGPIAYTNQQPLPTPVGRQQGNRARGNPVTGEGYSAEAAEKKEETPRRGRVPPGGFSSKLW